The region ATTTCTGAGAGCTGTAACCCTCCAAAATTTGTGGTTACAGTGGTtactgttctctaattttgatcactatgtttcagaaaaaaaaaatctactgtttatagattgttctctaattttgatctccatatatatatatatatatatatatatatatatatatatatatatatatatatatatatatatatatatatatatatatatatatatatatatataaacggtacagaccaaaagtttggaaacattactatttttaatgtttttgaaagtagtttcttctgctcatcaaacctgcatttatttgatcaaaaatacagaaaaaaaatgtaatattttgatatattattacaatttaaaataattgtttttaaatgtattatactttaaattatcatttatttctgtgatgcaaagctgagtttttaggatcattatcacatgatcctttagaaatcattctaatatgatgattcattatcaaagttggaaacagttctgctgcttaatattttatcagaacatgtgatacttttgtaggatactttgatgaataaaaagtaaaaacaaaaaaaaagaagctatgtttttaaaatataaatattttgtaataacaatatacactactggtcagtcaTTTGCGGTCagtaatttgttttctttctttttttaaataaaatcaatacttttattcagcaaggatgtgttaaattgataaaaagtgatagtaaagaaaatatattattagaatatatattattagaatttttttttattttgaataaatgcagttctttttaaccttttattcatcaaatatattagacagcagaactgtttccaacactcataataaatcagaatattagaatgatttctaaatgatcatgtgatagactggatgttacatgtgacactgaaggctggagtaatgatgctgaaaattcagctttgcatcacaggaataattttttttttaaagtatattcaaatagaaaactattattttaagttgtaataatatttcacaatattactgtttttttctgtatttttgatcaaataaatgcaggcttgatgagcagaagaaacttctttcataaacattaaaaatagtaatgtttccaaactcttggtctgtactgtatatatgtgtatatatatatatatatatatatatatatatatatatatatatatgtgtgtatatatatatatatatatatatatatatatatatatatatatatatatatatatatatatatatatatatatatatatatatgtgtgtgtgtatatatatatatatatatatatatatatatatatacacatatatatatatatgtatatatatatatatatatgtgtgtgtgtgtgtgtatatatatatatacacacacacacacacacacaatttaaatgtACTAGaacaatatgtgtatatatatatatatatatatatatatataatttaggtaTTTATGAGCACAAACAAATTGATTACCTGGCAGCAGGGTGACGCAGCCAGTATGTCGTATGTGTACATTGTGCCCAGCTGGTGCCAGCTTCCATCCCACCTGGACTTGCACTTTATACACACGATTTTGTGCACTCCTTCCAGGCAGTCCACACAGATGGCATAAAGGTGCATCAACCTCCCTTTAGAACATAAACAGAAAACCCTTTTAAACTGCAATTAGACTctaattaatgaaaatatattctgATAGAGGGTTAATGATATGCCATGATCAAAGCATTATTATCTGTCACAGCTGCTTTGCTTCTTTATTAGAAGAAGAAAAGTTATTTATGTTTCGGTACTTTGCTCAAAACTGCTTTAGTCTTTAACAACAGTCATATTTCATTCTCAAAAGCTACTTAATGATACTTGAATTGTTTTTGTTATGGTAAAATGAATATCATGCACAGTTTATCAACTCACTCGGCtcaatgttatttaataaaaatggaaaagcaGGGAATGGAACATTTGTTGCTGTTCTTGGCATTTTAGCCATTAACAGTGTGCCTGCAATGttccaaaaaaagtaaaagctCTTTTGTAACCAGGGCAAAAGAGActcgatgaaaaaaaaaaaaatggcaatgtGAACCAACAGCAAAAAACAAGGTACTaagtgatatttttattttaggtatACTGATAATATCacttctgtaaatatattaatactaaaaatttgttgaataattattttcatgtaataGCTGCTaaccaaaaaaggaaaatattaaattctatacaacttattaataaaaatgcaaaaaaaaaacaattacaattattgattttaaatgctacaagtgattttatgcatcacaacattataatgtgtattaaaaaaatatatatttgtaatgaaatTAGTTTAAGATGACAATTAACAATGTCtgaattatttgtgtttttaaagattaactttaaatgATTGTTAGAATATAACATAAGTATTCTAAATGTTAAAACAGAACAAATGAGCATGAACATTTAATAACTAAATATATTGCCTAGCAAACAATTCTGAACATATAtgtattgtgcatccctaaataatatttttactctatattttaataataaaaaagatataaaattgATAGTGAAAAAAATTACAGTTCTTTGgtttcgggctatgctccgggcccggacccctcccccaggacagcacgctaAATTATGCTTGATATTCGCCTTAAGATTAGATGTAATGTAGATGTGAACTCATGAAACTgagtaaacttaaaataatacagCAATGTCCAAACTTAAAATAATTCAGTTCGCATTAACTGAAACttgtttaaatgaatgaaaatggaatttaaagctgtggctcagtggtagagcattgtgtggGAATGCAAAAGGTCCtgagttcgattcccagggaacaaacATGGCTAAAATATTtatgcctgaatgcactgtaagttgctttggataaaagtgcctgccaaatgcataaatgtaattgtaaaccAGAACTTAAGTTCAACTGAAATTTTATGGGACACAGATGTATAATAAATTGTAGAAATTTATGGGACACTGATGCAGAATAACACTTTCcacactaatataaatatatatatatatatatatatatatatatatatatgagaagtAAATGAGAAATAGTGAGAAAAGTGAATTTGCTCACCTTGTAAATGGCAAGGGACATCATACTCAATTTCATCATGGCGTGAAGGGCTCAGGAACAGCGTTCCATCCACTAAAGGGAACTGCTCAAAGATGGGCAGGGTGTGATGGCAGAGGGCACAGTTCACCACATTGCGGTGACTCGCACTGAGTGCAGAGAGGATGAACTTCCTGAGATCCTCTCCCTGGCCGGCCTGGGCATCGTCCTCCATTCGCACATGATAGGTGTTAAGCTTGTGTCGGGGAATGTGCGTGAGCAGCTCAGAAAGATCCAGCCTCCTTAAGAACTGCACAGGGTTGTCTCCGGGAGAAAGCCGAGGGAGGCACATGTTAGCGGCTCCCTGCTCAAGTTGAGCCCCGCCACGTGCCAGCCCGCCTCCAGACAGCAGATGCTTCCTGTGTCCTTCCGTATGAACCGCGTTCTTAAGAAACTCACCCAGGTGCCTTGAACACCGCGGGCCACTGAGGGACTGTGGGGAGAACGAGGAGAAGCCTGAAGGAGGGGACTGAGCGGGGGATTCGCAAGGGGAGCGGAGCCCGTGGGAAACCCCGCCGACGGCATTGGGAGTACCAGTGTGACATCTCTCCTGAGAGTTCTGCCAGTCTGCTGATTGTCTGCGAGACAGTTCCTGACTGGAGCCACGGTGTGCTAGCTTATGGCCTGCAGATGATTTCCCTTTCTTAGACTCATCGGTAGCTTCCGGACCACCTCCACCGCAAGCGCCACCTCCGGAGGCAGAAGCGCTGGGCTTCCAGCTCCCTTTTTCTGGCAACTTCTTCTTGCGCTCGTCCTGCATGCGCTTCACCTGGTACCAATCCGTGTCTTTTTTCAGGTGTCCCTGACCACAGCGGCAGGAGCAGAAGCGGAAGGCCAGATCGTAGCCCTTTTTGGTCCACATGTTCTGTCGGCACTGCTTCTCGTTCCAGCTGCGGGCCCGGCCGATGCAGTTGaactgtaccaggatgctgctctCCCACTCATAGAAGCACTGCAGGTGCATCCAATTGCCGTAAGGGCAGAGTTCACTGTTGCACACCACACGCTGGTAGTCGTCCTTCTCAAGGTCAATGGGACGGCCCAGACTGCACACTAATGGAGTGGCACATGGGGCCTCTGCCAAACACAGTCAAGATTATATTCATTTAGGTTTCATGTGATGGAGTAGCTCACCTAAAAATGACAatgctttcattatttactcaccctcatgttgttccaaatcagtatgactttctttattcggtgggaaaagaaaaagagatgttAAAGTGATACACTTTCATTGTAGGTGAAAAGAAGATGCAATGAAAGTGACTTAATTGTCAATTAATTGTTAAAAGTTGTGACTTAGGCTGTTATTTTGcctaatatcttcttttgtgtcccaGGGAGAAAAAAATGAGCTTggtacaacatgagggtaaggATTTATATTTCTGGATTCCTATAtggtaaaatatatgtattacagATTACAATGCcttatattaaacacacacaaaaaaaagagtaTTCTTATTTTACGTGGGGTTAAATGTTTTGCAcgctaatgtaaaaaaataaagactgaatTA is a window of Carassius auratus strain Wakin chromosome 45, ASM336829v1, whole genome shotgun sequence DNA encoding:
- the LOC113062868 gene encoding headcase protein homolog isoform X2 → MPNQKSNKGKRNKRTNSSGDEQENGASASAVTGGTASVLTGATAGPPSDNRSEAPCATPLVCSLGRPIDLEKDDYQRVVCNSELCPYGNWMHLQCFYEWESSILVQFNCIGRARSWNEKQCRQNMWTKKGYDLAFRFCSCRCGQGHLKKDTDWYQVKRMQDERKKKLPEKGSWKPSASASGGGACGGGGPEATDESKKGKSSAGHKLAHRGSSQELSRRQSADWQNSQERCHTGTPNAVGGVSHGLRSPCESPAQSPPSGFSSFSPQSLSGPRCSRHLGEFLKNAVHTEGHRKHLLSGGGLARGGAQLEQGAANMCLPRLSPGDNPVQFLRRLDLSELLTHIPRHKLNTYHVRMEDDAQAGQGEDLRKFILSALSASHRNVVNCALCHHTLPIFEQFPLVDGTLFLSPSRHDEIEYDVPCHLQGRLMHLYAICVDCLEGVHKIVCIKCKSRWDGSWHQLGTMYTYDILAASPCCQARLNCKHCGKPVIDVRVGMQYFSEYSNVQQCPHCGNLDYHFVKPFSSFKVLEAY
- the LOC113062868 gene encoding headcase protein homolog isoform X1 codes for the protein MPNQKSNKGKRNKRTNSSGDEQENGASASAVTGGTASVLTGATAGPPSDNRSESHTDLEQHEEAPCATPLVCSLGRPIDLEKDDYQRVVCNSELCPYGNWMHLQCFYEWESSILVQFNCIGRARSWNEKQCRQNMWTKKGYDLAFRFCSCRCGQGHLKKDTDWYQVKRMQDERKKKLPEKGSWKPSASASGGGACGGGGPEATDESKKGKSSAGHKLAHRGSSQELSRRQSADWQNSQERCHTGTPNAVGGVSHGLRSPCESPAQSPPSGFSSFSPQSLSGPRCSRHLGEFLKNAVHTEGHRKHLLSGGGLARGGAQLEQGAANMCLPRLSPGDNPVQFLRRLDLSELLTHIPRHKLNTYHVRMEDDAQAGQGEDLRKFILSALSASHRNVVNCALCHHTLPIFEQFPLVDGTLFLSPSRHDEIEYDVPCHLQGRLMHLYAICVDCLEGVHKIVCIKCKSRWDGSWHQLGTMYTYDILAASPCCQARLNCKHCGKPVIDVRVGMQYFSEYSNVQQCPHCGNLDYHFVKPFSSFKVLEAY